The genomic interval TACTTCGGTCCAGTTTTTAGTTCCCGAAATCGGACAAACAATTTCACAATCTAAAATCAATTGACGCACAGCATCCAGGTTGTTGTCGTTTAAGGCTGTTTTAAATCGATTTAACACATCGTCTGCCTTGGTTTGATATTCCATTACCCTTGCATTGGTTGTGCGGTATGTTTGCTCATTAAAACTTTCTCCAAAACGATCTCGAGCTTTATCAATTTCCTTTTGAATTTTTGTTTCAATCTTTGCAACATGTTCTTCTATCAATACATCGGCACGGTATCTTTTCTTCGAATCTTTGTTGTCAATTAAAGGATCATTAAAGGCATCCACATGTCCGGAAGCCTTCCAGGTGGTGGGGTGCATAAAAATAGCGGCATCAATTCCAACGATGTTCTCATTCAGTTGCACCATCGATTTATACCAATATTCCCGGATATTTTTCTTCAATTCTGCACCGTTTTGGCCATAATCGTAAACAGCACTTAGCCCATCATATATTTCACTACTTTGAAACACAAATCCGTATTCTTTCGCATGCGAAATAATGTTTTTAAATAGGTCATCATTGTTTGCCATGTTCGCTTTCCCTGTATTAGTTTGTAATAGATACTCGTATCAAATAATAGTTTTTCTTACCTTTTTGAATCAACAAATACTTGTTATTCAACAAAAGTTGTTCAGTTACCAAAAGGTTTGTTTCGTTAATTTTTTCCTTGTTTATGCTTACTCCGCCGCCTTGAATCATTTTCTTAGCTTCTCCTTTGGATGGAAACACATTGGTTTTTTCGGCCAACAAGTCCACAATATTAATTCCTTGATTTAAGTCTTGGTTCGAAATTTCAAGTTGAGGAACTCCTTCCATTATGGTCAGTAAGTCGGTCTCTGACAGCATTTTTAAGGATTCTGTAGTTCCTTTTCCAAATAAAATTTCTGATGCGGAAGCCGCCATTTCGTAATCGGCTTCACTATGAACTCTAGTTGTAATATCTTTTGCTAATGCCTTTTGAAGTATTCTTAGATGTGGAGCTTGTGAGTGTTCGGCTTCAAGTTTTTCGATTTCGGACTTACTAAACAAGGTAAAAATTCGAATATAGGTAGAAGTATCGCTATCGGAAGCGTTTAGCCAAAACTGATAAAATTGATAAGGACTAGTTTTTAAGGGGTCCAGCCATATATTACCTTTTTCTGTTTTTCCAAACTTTGTTCCATCGGCTTTACGAATCAAAGGAGTGGTAAGTGCAAATGCCTCTCCTGCCCCTTTTCGTCGAATTAATTCAGTACCTGTAACTATGTTTCCCCATTGATCGCTTCCTCCCATTTGCAATTTACAAGCATGGTGTTGCAACAAATACAAAAAGTCGTAGCCCTGCACCAATTGATAACTAAATTCAGTAAAGGACATACCATTTTCGAGTCGACTCTTAACCGAATCCTTTGCCAACATGTAATTAACTGTGATGTGTTTACCTACATCACGAATAAAATCGAGGAAGCTAAACTCTTTGAACCAATCATAGTTATTCACCAATACAGCGGCATTGGGTCCTGAATCAAAATTCAAAAACTTTTCGAGTTGTTTTTTTTGACATTGTATATTGTGTGTAAGAATATCTTCGGATAATAGGTTTCGTTCTTGTGATTTACCGGAAGGATCACCTACCATACCTGTGGCACCACCAATAAGGGCAATAGGTTTATGACCTGCTTGCTGAAAATGAAGCAAAGTCATGATTTGTACAAGGTTGCCAACTCCTAACGAGTCTGCTGTCGGGTCAAAGCCAATATATCCTGAAGTTACCTCCTTTTGAAGTTGTTCTTCGGTTCCCGGCATGCAATCCTGCAACATTCCTCTCCATTTCAATTCTTCAATAAAATTTATTTTCATAGCTCAATAGGTGGCGCAAAACTAATAAAATTAAGAGCGCAAATTACGCTACATTTGCCAAATTCAAGATAAAGTACAACTCTATTTTCACTCTTTATGATTCTAGTAACAGGCGGTTCGGGCTTACTTGGTTCACATTTGCTCTATGAATTGGCAAGTATGGGAAAAAAAATTCGGGTGCTGGTTCGTAATCTTGATTCGAAAGCGGAAATACTTCAAACTTTTTCATTTTATACTGCAACTCCTGAGCATATACTGCAGCAAGTAGAATTTGCTATTGGTGATGTGCTAGATGTTTTTTCACTTCTTGATGCTTTAGAGGGAGTTGAACAGGTTTATCATTGTGCTGCTATGGTTTCCTTTTCGCCACGAGCTGCTGAACGCATGTTAAAAACCAACATCGAAGGAACTGCCAATGTGGTAAACGCTTGTCTTGAAAAGAAAATACACAAGCTTTGCCATGTTAGTTCAGTTGCAGCATTAGGTAAAGCGCTTGACAATGAGGAAGTCACGGAAGAAACCTTTTGGAAAAACTCTTCCGAGAATTCGGTTTATTCCATTAGCAAGTATAGTTCTGAACGTGAGGTTTGGAGAGGAGTTCAGGAAGGATTACAAGCAATTGTTGTAAATCCAACTGTAATTTTAGGACCCGGCAACTGGGCTAAAGGCAGTTCCAATTTATTTCGCTCTGCAAAAAAGGGAATGAAGTTTTATACAAATGGAATAACCGGTTTCGTGGATGTTAGAGACGTTGCTAGCTGTATGATTAAGTTAATGGAAAGCAGTATAGTAAACGAACGATTCATCATTACATCCGAAAACATTGCTTATCGCGAATTCTTTAATTGGGCAAACAGTGCATTTAATAAGTCAAAGCCTGTTATATATGCCTATCCCATTTTAAGTAATTTAGTGTGGCGATTAGAAAAAATTAAATGCTTTATCACACAAACAGAGCCTTTAATAACTAAAGAAACTACACGTGCTGCACATCAACAAAATTTCTTTTCCAACCACAAACTTGTTGAGGCTATACGGCATGTATTTATTCCAATAAAGGAGTCAATAAATCATACTTGCTCTAGCTTTTCAAAAATTATTTAAGCTAGACATCCTTTTATTTTCCTTACTGTTTTTAGTATAAGTGACCTTTTTTGTCAACTTATTTCAGGATGATGCATTATTAAAATTAAAAAGGGCGCTCCGAATTTTACTTCGAAGCGCCCTTTTAGTTTGAGCGTTAATTATATGTTGCGAATTACTTCACTACAAATTTAACTCGGCTAACGGTGCCATTGATTTGAGCTTCTACTGTGTATACTCCCGCAGCTAATGTTTGCTCAGGTTGTAATACTACTCGGCTCTCTTCTTTGGTGATTACCTGTGTGCTGTAAACTTTTGCTCCCAACACATTGTAAATGTTGATAGCAACATTCTCGTTAGCTTGTTGTATTCCATTTAACTCAATGTAGTAAGTTTCATTTACTGCTGATGGATTTGGATATACACTTAATCCTAAATCTGCAGCAGCAGTTTCAACTTTTCCTTCTTCAGCTAAGAATGGATTGTAACGTGGTACTGTAGCACTTGTTGTTACTGTACAAACTGTTCCATAAGCACTCCATACTCCTCCTGCATAACTTGCTACCTCTACATTATATGGTGTGTTTGGTAACACATTTAATCCGCCGCAGCATACTAAAGTCCAGGTAAATCGGAAATCAGTTGATGGTGCGTTACGATCCACAATTTTAGTGTAAGTAGCTCCGCTAGTTGCAACATCTGTGATGCGGTAACGGTAGTTAGTAGCTGCAGGTACTGCGTTGCAGTAAATTGGAGTACTAAACGTTGGTAAAGTATACAAGCAATAAGCCGGTTGCAATTGAGTAAGCGGTTGTGCCGGAGTTGTTACCTGACACATTGTTCCTGCAGTGCTCCAAACTCCACCCACATTGTTCTGAACGGTGATGTCGTAAGTAGTTGCATAACGTAAACCAATTCCGCCAACAGTTGGTAACCAGTTTAATCGGAAATCATTTAAAGTTGAATTACGATCGGCGGTTGCATTGTAACCCAAAGCTGCATTTACAGCATTATAGCGATAATTACCTGCTCCAACAACTGGAATACAGTAAATCTGATCCGTAATGTTGGTCAAAGTTTTACCGCAAGATTGCTGTGGACCTGGAGCTGCTACTAATTGTGTTTGAGGCTGACCACTCAAAGTAACTGTACAAGTTGGACCAAAAGTTCCCAATACTCCCGGTAAGTTTCCTTGAGCAGGTCCGGTACGGCCTACTAAAGCACGTACTTGAACATCGTAGGTAAATCCAAATTGTACACGCTCAACCAATAGTGGAGATGTTTGATATGCCCAATACAAACGGTAGTCTAATGCCGGGGCACCACGCATCCAAGTATGGTCGTATGCCAAGGTATTTTGTACAATTCTGTATTCGTAATCGTTGGCTCCACCTACTGAGTCAATATACAATGGAGTATACAAATCGGTGAGGGTTGCTCCACAAGATGCACCACGCAATTGAGTAGTTGGGAAAGGGCCCATGGTTACCGGACAAGATGGTCCGTATGGACTCCAGATATTGTTCTTTTGGTAAGATACAGATACGTCGTAAGTTAAATCGTAAGTTACACCCGGTGCCCATTTCAAGCGGAAATCAGGAATTGGTAAGTTACGAGTATACTCATAGCTGAAGCTGTTTGCAAGGTTCTCAATTTTGAATTTGTAATCTTGAGCCTGGTAAACAGGTTGTACCAATAATTGGTCGTACAAACTAGGAATAGTAACACAAGACGCAGGATCCATAGCTGCAACCGGGATTTGTTTAATTTGAATATCATCCATGTACAAGCTTTGTCCATTGGCTGCTCCATTTGCATGGATACCATAGTAATAAACTCCACCTACTGCCGGTAAGATATCGGCAGAAGAATCCAGTTTGTAAGTTAACAA from Bacteroidota bacterium carries:
- a CDS encoding tyrosine--tRNA ligase, producing the protein MNFIEELKWRGMLQDCMPGTEEQLQKEVTSGYIGFDPTADSLGVGNLVQIMTLLHFQQAGHKPIALIGGATGMVGDPSGKSQERNLLSEDILTHNIQCQKKQLEKFLNFDSGPNAAVLVNNYDWFKEFSFLDFIRDVGKHITVNYMLAKDSVKSRLENGMSFTEFSYQLVQGYDFLYLLQHHACKLQMGGSDQWGNIVTGTELIRRKGAGEAFALTTPLIRKADGTKFGKTEKGNIWLDPLKTSPYQFYQFWLNASDSDTSTYIRIFTLFSKSEIEKLEAEHSQAPHLRILQKALAKDITTRVHSEADYEMAASASEILFGKGTTESLKMLSETDLLTIMEGVPQLEISNQDLNQGINIVDLLAEKTNVFPSKGEAKKMIQGGGVSINKEKINETNLLVTEQLLLNNKYLLIQKGKKNYYLIRVSITN
- a CDS encoding NAD-dependent epimerase/dehydratase family protein, with the protein product MILVTGGSGLLGSHLLYELASMGKKIRVLVRNLDSKAEILQTFSFYTATPEHILQQVEFAIGDVLDVFSLLDALEGVEQVYHCAAMVSFSPRAAERMLKTNIEGTANVVNACLEKKIHKLCHVSSVAALGKALDNEEVTEETFWKNSSENSVYSISKYSSEREVWRGVQEGLQAIVVNPTVILGPGNWAKGSSNLFRSAKKGMKFYTNGITGFVDVRDVASCMIKLMESSIVNERFIITSENIAYREFFNWANSAFNKSKPVIYAYPILSNLVWRLEKIKCFITQTEPLITKETTRAAHQQNFFSNHKLVEAIRHVFIPIKESINHTCSSFSKII